In Cyprinus carpio isolate SPL01 chromosome B7, ASM1834038v1, whole genome shotgun sequence, a genomic segment contains:
- the LOC109056791 gene encoding inactive ubiquitin carboxyl-terminal hydrolase 53-like, whose amino-acid sequence MAWAKFFRRPGGNLGRSYQPGSMLSLAPTKGLLNEPGQNSCFLNSAVQVLWHLDIFRRSLRQLPNHYCLGDSCIFCALKGIFCQFQHSRERALPSDNLRNALAETFKDEQRFQLGFMDDAAECFENILERIHLHIAPDAETDACASKSCITHQKFAMALYEQSVCRSCGASSDPLPFNELVHYVSTTALCQQVLERRDERFGELLQAASTVGDLRNCPSNCGQRIKIRRVLMNSPEIVTIGFVWDSEQSDLTEDVIRSLGPHLNLSGLFYRVTDERAKKSELLLVGMICYSSRHYCAFTYHTKSSKWVFFDDANVKEVGSRWKDVVTKCIRGHFQPLLLFYSNPDGSAVVTDEAQRTSSSATQNKSSVNEETPGTPILGGRKLELTRENLTAFFSNHGTLKHGTKPQPPSVFSRGSNQTSGGRGPVKMSFEPIQSRFREILRELPKEGRPINLIKKDSDRSQTRQETLRRRDSPDKPHSRSLSPPENGFKHLESRLYSSQGRGPTKAEHWPVTNTHYNHEPRSQSQPRVPLHPPAESRSPRLDVANGYDTDSSQDSRTHGNPRSRPNRAWRPTREVLNVDSVLNSDNNQNYPNSRRQAFNQDGEESAWGRREERKPKSLMTIYEDEQRQDMGSRSSLDSEDRVKSSVSNLTIRTDNWKIQRTESGYESSDRLSSSSANLDSPVVENLSNKDMQSIPEAHLSREPNHQRRYEDPKAEISPSSIIFSKFCQILLSCCDLFFIFLLMDNAYQTLPKHYLRSLKTPYHYTSPVIPRRQAFRYNPAYERQEKTHAVNGDPISPNFTKTSSSEWNSSDDLAGPFEDSSSRAGVPSVPSRSPSHAAAPPLPPKPLILSSENRRRDPPPPSPRRPPRNGSALSQTALQKCLENSDTSSKSGSSDQERNDLSARVVVKGERETFSSFPKPAAGSPVIPSTYFSVDSCMTDTYRAKYHKKRPALYVMADSRAGDHTSSGESDYGERPSPAPSETHSRATALPVHASSNKPTAKWKPVSVKGLDEHGFL is encoded by the exons GTTCTTTGGCATCTCGATATCTTCAGACGGAGTCTTCGTCAGCTTCCAAACCACTACTGCTTGGGCGACTCCTGCATCTTTTGCGCTTTGAAG GGAATATTCTGTCAGTTCCAGCACAGCCGAGAGCGAGCGTTACCCTCAGATAACCTGCGTAATGCCCTCGCCGAAACCTTTAAGGATGAGCAGCGCTTTCAGTTAGGCTTCATGGATGATGCTGCTGAGTGCTTC GAGAACATTTTAGAAAGGATTCACCTGCACATCGCTCCCGATGCTGAGACTGACGCCTGTGCGTCCAAGTCCTGTATCACTCATCAGAAGTTTGCTATGGCACTTTATGAACAG TCTGTGTGTAGGAGCTGTGGCGCGTCGTCCGACCCGCTACCCTTCAATGAGCTTGTGCACTATGTGTCCACCACAGCCCTCTG CCAGCAAGTCTTGGAGAGGAGAGATGAAAGGTTTGGGGAGCTGCTTCAAGCCGCCAGCACAGTTGGAGATCTGCGTAACTGTCCG AGTAACTGTGGGCAGAGAATCAAGATCCGGCGCGTGCTGATGAACTCTCCAGAAATCGTGACCATCGGATTTGTGTGGGACTCAGAACAGTCAGACCTCACCGAAGACGTCATCCGATCTCTCGGACCACACCTCAACCTCTCAGGG CTCTTTTATCGTGTCACAGACGAGCGTGCGAAGAAGAGCGAGCTGCTGTTGGTGGGGATGATCTGTTACTCCAGCAGACACTACTGTGCCTTCACCTACCACACCAAATCATCCAAATGGGTTTTCTTTGATGATGCCAATGTCAAGGAG GTGGGATCCAGATGGAAAGATGTGGTCACTAAATGCATCCGAGGTCACTTCCAGCCCTTGCTCTTGTTTTACTCTAACCCTGATGGCAGTGCTGTGGTAACAGACGAGGCCCAGCGGACCAGCAGCAGTGCCACCCAAAATAAGAGCTCAGTCAATGAAGAAACACCAg GAACTCCTATACTGGGTGGAAGGAAGTTGGAGTTGACGCGAGAAAACTTGACTGCTTTCTTTTCAAATCATGGTACTCTGAAGCATGGTACTAAGCCTCAGCCTCCTTCTGTGTTCAGCCGAGGCAGTAACCAGACCAGCGGCGGCAGAGGACCag TGAAGATGAGCTTTGAACCGATTCAGAGTCGATTCAGAGAGATTTTGCGGGAGCTGCCTAAAGAAGGCCGTCCCATCAACCTTATTAAGAAGGACTCGGATCGGTCACAGACGAGACAAGAAACACTGAGGCGCCGGG ACTCCCCAGACAAGCCTCATTCCCGCTCGCTGTCACCTCCGGAGAACGGCTTCAAGCATCTGGAGTCGCGGCTCTACAGCAGCCAGGGCAGGGGTCCGACGAAAGCTGAGCACTGGCCTGTTACTAACACACACTACAACCATGAGCCCCGCTCTCAGTCCCAGCCTCGCGTCCCGCTTCATCCCCCTGCAGAGAGCCGCTCTCCGAGGCTGGATGTGGCCAACGGCTACGATACAGACAGCAGTCAGGACTCCCGGACGCACGGAAACCCTCGCAGCCGGCCGAATCGAGCGTGGAGGCCGACGCGAGAGGTGCTTAACGTCGACAGCGTCCTAAACAGCGATAATAATCAAAACTACCCCAACTCTCGCAGACAGGCCTTTAATCAGGACGGCGAGGAGTCAGCGTGGGGCCGACGAGAAGAACGCAAACCCAAGAGCTTAATGACCATTTACGAGGACGAGCAGCGGCAGGACATGGGCAGCAGGAGCTCGCTGGATTCAGAGGACAGGGTTAAATCAAGCGTCAGTAACCTCACCATTCGGACTGATAACTGGAAAATCCAGCGCACTGAATCTGGATACGAGAGCAGTGATCGTCTCAGCAGCAGCTCGGCAAACCTGGACTCTCCTGTGGTGGAGAACCTGAGCAACAAAGACATGCAATCCATACCAGAAGCACACCTCTCCAG GGAGCCTAACCACCAAAGGAGGTACGAGGATCCAAAGGCCGAGATCTCGCCTTCGTCTATTATCTTCAGTAAGTTCTGTCAAATCCTTCTGAgttgttgtgatttattttttatttttttgttaatggatAATGCATATCAGACATTACCAAAACATTATTTGCGTAGCTT aaaaacaccataccaTTACACGAGTCCTGTTATTCCAAG GAGACAAGCTTTTCGATACAACCCTGCTTATGAGAGGCAGGAGAAGACTCACGCGGTTAACGGGGACCCCATCTCTCCTAATTTCACCAAGACCAGCAGTTCAGAGTGGAACAGCTCTGATGATCTTGCCGGACCCTTTGAGGATTCCTCATCACGAGCTGGCGTTCCTTCCGTTCCCTCTCGGTCTCCGTCTCACGCCGCGGCTCCCCCATTGCCTCCCAAACCTCTCATCCTGAGCTCAGAGAACCGGCGACGAGATCCCCCTCCGCCCAGCCCTCGACGTCCTCCTCGAAACGGCTCGGCTCTGTCCCAAACCGCCCTGCAGAAGTGCCTGGAAAACTCGGACACGAGCTCCAAGTCTGGCTCCTCTGATCAGGAGAGGAACGATCTGTCAGCGCGTGTGGTAGTGAAGGGTGAGAGAGAAACGTTCTCCAGCTTTCCCAAACCTGCGGCCGGCTCTCCTGTCATCCCCAGCACCTACTTCTCCGTGGACAGCTGCATGACGGACACGTACCGTGCCAAGTACCATAAAAAGAGACCTGCTCTGTACGTTATGGCAGACTCTAGAGCCGGAGATCACACCTCGTCTGGTGAAAGTGATTACGGGGAGAGACCGTCACCGGCTCCTTCAGAAACACACAGCAGAGCCACAGCGCTGCCAG tcCATGCTTCCAGTAATAAACCCACTGCTAAATGGAAGCCAGTTTCAGTGAAAGGACTGGATGAACACGGCTTTCTCTGA